In the genome of Artemia franciscana unplaced genomic scaffold, ASM3288406v1 Scaffold_2956, whole genome shotgun sequence, the window tttttttttttttatataattccgGCTCATATAGCTCAAGGTGTAGACATTACgtattaaatttcaaaagaaagtttttcaagtaaaagaaaaaagcgaCACTCCAATAGGTTTGTGAGTGTGccaaaaattaaacacaatGGCATATTATCCTTATTAAAGCTGATGAGAACAACTCTATATTTGGATCTCAAGGCTTATAGGGGACAGAATTGCACAAAAACGCTTTTTGATCTGTCAATCAAAGAGtgtcttttatatttctttcgAGTCTGCCAAAAATCCTCCTATTTTCTATAGACACTGATTTTCGGaaaagagaaatagaaacaCGGGCTGTAGGATTGGTGTACCAATTAGTGCTACTATATCATTTATTATGACAAATAATACTGCTATTAATATGTAGTAAAGCTTTGCTAGCTGCataccaacagaaattacttttcaaaaaaacaagacaagtCACTGAATTAAAATACTCCGCCTGCAAGCACACAGCCAGTCCCAAGCCTGGAAAAAGGAGGAGGGTTGGTCGGAGGGTTAATAACCCGCCACCGTAAAAACCGATTACTCAAGAAACAGCACCAGATAACCTCGGATTGACTTCTTCTGTGATGACGACGAACGCACGCCCTCGGACAGGATTCTTGAAAACGACTGAGTGTTTTCGTATTGGATACTGGAATGTTAAAATAGTTAATCAAGAAGCACAGCCAGGAAAACTCAATAGTGTTACGAGGACCCTTGATAAGTTCCGTATTGCCATTGCTGGACTTTCTGAGACCAGACTTACCGGTTTTTGGTACTTTGAATAGCGAGACATAACATATTTTGTATGCCAAATCGTCAGTTATTGTTGTGTATGCCCCAAACAATGATACCTGTGACCCATATACAAATACATACAAGAAAATATCTCCATCTATTTTACCTTTATCATTATATTCAGGGAAGTTTTCCAAATACATTTAGATTCAAAAAGCTGATTTTATCTCCATTTCTATCTTCTGTTTCCAATCGATTAACGTCCTTGCTCTTTTCTAGGTTGAGAGCTGAGCTGTAAGCTGAGCAGTAAATTTCGAAACTAAATCTGTAAGGTCTGTATatctgttgccgtctttttgtgtgatagcatttattttcacagaaaaaggcgTTGCAGCAGACGTGGCCCCTTATAAttctaaagtttaaataaaaaccaagggttctcaaccttaagtaaagttaattttcactaaaactgttgtttattcttttttatctccccttttcatgttttaaaagaaatggaacccttaatattttcaaatcttatattttttgctcatccctTGCTAAACGAATTTACTCCTCATCTAAGCTCCTACTCCTTGTGTGGCCTCTCCTCCTCAGCCAAGGAGCCGCATCCTGAGTCAAGAAACCATCAAACAAAAagaatcattttattttcttcatcttaataaataatttagctTGTTTAAGTGaaactttcttcttttgtatacTACTAGATTATCATGTACGTGCTATTTGCCGATCCTAAAGAAAGGAATTATTTAATTAACCCTGATAAAATGATTGAGTCATTTGGAAAGGTGACTATGCTCAAAATCATACTCCtggaattatttgttttttattacaaaaggaAGTACCGCATCTTTGTGTTAAATTAATAGAATGAtaattacaaaatgataaaattgaCCAATACTTCAAATGTAATTATTGAGGCAATCAATTGGTGAAGTGATtctttcagttttaagtttgataacTTAGAGGAGTAGATTTATGCTCCGGAAGTGAGTTCAAAGCTGAAAAACCGGTCACTTCTAATTGGAATATTTGTGGAAATCTAAGAATATTCTAAAATGTATTCTTGgatattgctaaaaaaaagaccattaaAACAGGGTGTTGTTAAAAGTTTGGCATCAAAAGAGTAAGACCatttaatgactaaaaataGGGTCAAACAAACCTGTATTGTAACATTAGTTAGCTTTATCAAATAATAACAAAGATgtgaaatatcatttttggaAATATGAAGTAAATCGATAACTTGGTTGTAAGCCATCAGCCAACAATCACCCATGTTCAAAGTTGACTGACGAAGCTGAAAACTTGGACTGTGAGAGAGCGGAGAGGGGTGTAATTATTACAGTATTAATTTTAGCATTATCAATGGctgtaaaaattttctttgtaatgtatatgaatttttttattaatttctttaagccctttttttttattaacatttgtaaaaattagtTTCGGAATGGGCGATAGTAATACAGAAGATGACCCAATAAATTATGTGTAAGTGTTTTGGAGTAATAAGTATAAGAGTGTCCTTGGGAGGGGTATATTTTCACATGTATTAGGTATtgttatatgtatatttttatttgttattttgtaaCAAATACGAATTTTTAACATCTTGGTACTTCGACGTTACATGGTCCCAAAGAACCTCTCCCCCTGCATGCATACATTCCTGATTTAAAACACATCGCCTTGAGACAATCGATTACACCATATAGAGCaaattaaaagattagatacactttaaattagaaaggtcatcaaaacagaaatacttttttgtccGTTTAACCCATCTTAGCTGGCTGAGAACAaggattttcttgtattttcttttggtcgTTTCAGCCTATAAAGTTTTTAGGACAATAAATTTTGGTCTGTGTACCCACATTGagccaaataaatgaataagcgaagttaattagttaaattttgcAAAGCTTTTCGTCTGAAAAAACTCAAACATTACAAATTTATTGATCCCCAAAGGTGACAACTAACGATTATGAAATTGTCAGGCAAAGACGTATCCAAGGTGGAAGGGGTACGGTCTCTGTGCACTGTAGGCTACTCGTAgttcacaaaatatttttttttttcacaagaggGAAACCCTTTCTTTCCCttagaaaactgaaaatcacCAATTCCATCGAAACTTTGGTGATTGACCGCTTGTCTTATCTTGGATACATTAAATGTTAGAGAGAGTAAAGGAAGCGGCATAATGTCAGCAATGAAATTGCCTGTTCAAAGTTGAAAAGCCTACTTAGACCTGCCAAGATTTTTCCACGCTAATCCAGGCCTACTTAGCGAAGATTTGATTTTGACATGaaatactgctactgctaacaactcactgcagcaccaaaccgcttGAGGCCAACCCAGGCTCGAACATTcccatcccaatttatttaaagcttccctctttacaccctcccaggtatcccccatttcctttaaatctttccttacgacatcttCCCATCCAAATCGGGTACGACCTGTTTTTTGTTTGGcgctagacggttggccgacaaggacttAAAACTTGTTgactagaaataatttttaagaaacaatGCCGATTAGATATTACTTCaagagaaatttcagctttggTCCTGTAAGACTACCAATTAGTTCTGTCAATTATCCAGCTggctttgatgtttttttttattcttttaaagatGTCGTCAGACGCTGCAATGTTAGTGGTGCTAGGGAATTGTCACCATGTTAAATTACCTAAGATCTAACTCTAATGAGTTGCCCAGTCTCTTTGGTATAATGTGATATgccccgtttttttttttttttttttttttttttttttttttttttttttttttttttttttttttaaggtatctgtgttttgttttaatgagatTTCAGAATTTAGAGACTTCAAAATTAATGTCACTGTTCCCCTTAAGAGCCAGccagttttcattagtaatccAAGATTTAAGATCGAAAAGGGTATCATTGGAAATTGGGTGATAAGAGAACTCAGAAGTGTGACATTCATTTGTGCCCAGGATATCATCCCAAACCTTTTCCAGATAGATAGTTCCTCTAGGACTTAAAAGTACCGCCCTGAAGCTCAACCAGAAACCTGTCAATAGCAGggtaaagaacaattttttctcCAACTATGTGGTTGGCCCAATAAGCTGAGCCCTCATCATCAGTAACCAGTATCTACAGGATTCATCCTTATTGCTTGCAAGAGTGATTTAAGGCAATCAAGTTAGTATATAATATGGCAAATTAGTTATTTGCCCTGAGGGCAAGAGTTAATATGTAGCTTGTCAAGCTAACCCTTTTCCCCCAGAgttatctaatcaaaattttgagatggttattttattcagcatagttgaaagatccaataactattcCTGGTATATACGCATTATAGCGACCccactcaagttcttgatctgagtagAACTGATTTCTCCGAccataaatgaaatttattaagtttgtcATATGTAGTGATAGAGAATAATGTCTGACCATGGATGTTAAAATGAAGATTGGGATTTGTCAAGGGCTGACTTAGAGGGAATTAGACTTTTCTAGGGTAAAGGGGTGCTGCCCAAAACAGAACAGTGTGTCAATGGAAACAACATTACTTTAtgctttttcaacaaaaagtaaTATTGGAAGTGAACAACTAAGCCATGTAGGAAAAGTCGGCTAGTATGTCAACACGTGGTTTGCtgatagtaaaattttattactttcCTCAATTTTCTTCTGTAGGTTCCATAATTGCGTTAATACAGTTATGTTTTCATcctgttttggtatatttcacttaacttcacttcttgaatggGGTCACTATAATACAAAAGTACCAATGTCTTTATGGACAAAATGACCCCCAATGTCCGTGGGGAGAGGGCTGTAAGTTCAGatattgcccattgtttacgtatagtatttgttatttggcaACTTCTTTATACCACACAATTAGCTATGGTTtggctatttaattttatattaactATTTAAGACGctgtgaaattttgaatttccaGCAATTTCGCGAAAGATACTAAGGAATTTAAAACATGATTTaccagtttttatttatttatttttaaagtttagtttcaatttgtcaattgggtctattaaaaataaagtgttCTAGGAGAGAAATAGAATGAGCACTTCAATTTTGTTGAATTCTTGTATAGACTTTTAAGTGTTTTGTGCAATACCGCATCCTGTTCAACTATTGTCCTaagattgttttgaaaaatctgCCAAAGACTGCACTCCCCCCATAGACAATTTTTGTTATCCCACCCATAATAGTCAGATGTAAATATTTGTTCTGAAAGCaggtatatttttactttaagtATATGTTGTTGCGGTAATGTGAACATTGATGCTCTTCTGTGATTTCATCCATCATTTCTTATGCTACTCATAATATTCTCCttcttgtgttgttttttttttacctacccccctcccttctgcctctctgaaaaaaaaaacaagaagaaaattctGATGTATACTCATTGAAGGGATTGATGCCGTCATTAGTGAAAACCCTCTtctacaagcctgaaaaatcATCAAGCTCCACAATTGAGTTGATTAAACCTAAAGATCTGCCCCAGAAAAACTTATACAAGTCGCTGTAATCATATTTATAATCCCCCTTCCCCTCTTTCCCCTCTCTAAAAGGCTTATAAAGTAATCTATTTATAAGGGTGGTGTAAACTAGAGAATAGCATAACACATAGGAGATTATGTCAAAACATATTAGTCTAACTATAGGACAATCTAGCTATGCAATAGTTCATGGAAAGATGACTTCAGAAAGAATTTAATACTTTTGGGTTATTGGCCTAAAACCACAAGATTAGTCATGTGAGGAAGCGCAAATTTGCTCTTTTAGATCCAGGTTTTGTGcattattatttatgtgtgtTAAAATTTTACCGATGGACTCCCAACCCCTTTAATATAGATATAGTTCAGTTGTTCTTGACACTCATAtgttttgcagaataaattcTTTGTAAATACTACAATGACCGAACTTGATGTTTTTGTGGGAAGTACAATTGTTATGgacaaagaaatatttcaacTATGGGTCGACGGCCATTCCGTTGAAACCACCAAGCACATTTTGTTCAGGAGAATGAAAGATTTTTCTCCAGACTATAGTAAAGAGGTTGTATTATCCTACGTGTTGGGCCAATATAGGACATATGAGATGCTTGAAAAACTGTTATGGACTCCAAAAAAGTTAGTGACTCAGTGGGCCTACCAGATGACAGAACAGGCGAAACAATGTTTGATTCATAAATATTATGATCTAAACCTGCCCGTGGTCCGtgaaatattaaacaaaaagtatTCTAGCAGAAGCAGAAAAGACTTGGATGAGATAAGTGAGAAAACGAATGTGAATCTAAAAAGCTGTCGTCGGCAGTTTGATAACCTCAGAAGAATGCTAAAGTATGTTGAAGAATTGCCTGGAAATACTTAAGATAACATCAAAAACCATTTTTTACTTACTGATATTTTGGCAAATATATATGTTGCTATTACATTCATATCAGTGAACCGACTGGAAGTGTCGAAGCGTCGACTCCAGTGTGTAAGCTCCCAAGTGCTTTTTAATTGTGCTCAAGGGTTGATGAAACACTGAGGCGCGGGAGAAATGTTGAAGGATATATCAGAAAAGAACCGAATGGAAATTCTTGAAAAAGAGGCAGATAGCGATATTGATTTGGATCGTGATTTTTTACCTGATGTTTGCGAAATCAAATTGATTACAGAACGAGAGAAAGGGTTTCGTGCCAGTGTTTGCGCTAAAGTAGACAAAAGTATCCCAGAAAAACCATACGAAGAAATAGAAAGttctttcaaaatacttttcaaGAGTTCCGTTTCACTAAGTTCAGGACTTCAAAGTCGTTTTTGTTGACCTTACTGAAAGAATTATTGAGCCTTTAAAGCAGGcaaagtggtaaaaaaaaaaaaagactttttgatATTCATTGAAACTTATGATGATACTGGTTCACATATTGTTTATCGACTGGACAGTCGAGTTTGTGAAATTTGGAAACGATATAACCAAGGAATAATGCTATGTTTAGGTTTTATGTATCTATAGGTGAATTCTTTACCTGATTTTCTTGTCGGAAGTCCAGACACACTGGAAGTCATATTGTCTGCAACAAAGGTGTATCCAGGATTTGGTTTGTGagagggtatttttttttgagggggggagggctatgaaaaagtatcaaaatttattatatgtatttgtgttatgtttttacgagtcggaccaaaatttttttttcctggggggGGGATAACCAGGTAACCTTCACCCTGGATATAAGTCCTTGGTTCTGTAACTACAGCTGCTTAACATGGACGAAACTACTGTTGGCCTTTGTCTCAAGTAGAAAATGTCCTTTTCACTGCTTTTccttccagtttttacattcatATGAAGTACTATTTTGGTAAAGTGCAATAGGGATGAAgaaggagtgtgcgtagctgtgctgCCCTCAGTCAAATTGGTGCTGCTTCAGTTTTTAGTAGCCTAATGCTAGTACTATTCTGTGCATTTTCGTAACATTCTACCAAATTATTCCTGGTGTAATAGTGGGAATACTAAACTGCTTTCTATAATCATTTTTAAAGGCTAAAGGGACATTTTACCAGTCTGTCTGAAATTAACTTAAGCAATCATTTATTGTAACTGGTGGGTAGGATTGTAGAGGGAATAAAAAGCTAGTCATATTTTAGGTATGACATGTCATAGTTATGTTTTTGGtatgaaaaaaaacgaaatttaggGGTAGTCAAGGGTTGTTACTTGAGGTGTACACAGCCTGAACTTTAGTGGGGTGAACACCTCTATTGGGAAAGAGGATTCAGttcataaaaagaaagaaaagaaaaaaaaaagagcaatctGGCTTACATTAAGACTTTGTATATTATAGTGTGGTTTTTGCCAGTATTGTTGAGGGGGCTGGGCTTTGAGTAAATGTTCCTCCTATGCTCTCCCTTTATTGAACTCGAATTCTGCCTAAAGTCAAGTGacatttaaaaatgtttctagTCTGTGATATCTTACTTGTTGTTAGTGCAGTCAAAATTTGTCTGagcatgataaaaaaaaattcatccctGATCCTTTGGCATGGATGCGTCTGGCCTAAAATATAGCTGATAGTTGGTTTGGTTGTATCAGAGGATTTTTTCCAGGAATTTGGGATTTAAAGAAATTGTAGTTTCAGGCccaatttctcaaaatcttcttgcttaaaaattaaataatttaaacctTGCTAATTAGAAGGTTTTGTTTAAAAACCTCCTTAAAATGGCCAAAAGATATTGCCAAATGGCCAAAAAGATATGTTGAGTTATAAGAGTCAACCAATTCAGGGAAAAactatttccaaaaattatataactACGGTTAAGCTTATTATTTGTTATAGCTTTTAGTAACATTTAACGCAACTTTGTATTTACATTAAACTCTTCTCTGGTTGTTTTTATGATGCAGTTTGTTGTTTATtctaaaaaagcaaagaaatctTCCACCAAAGATTGAGTATCAGTTTGTTTAAAGAACTATGTAAGCAGAAAAATTGAATAGCCTATTCCCTGGAAAGAACTGATGGCTAAATAAGATTGTatttttaggccagaatatcAAAGTTTGTATTTGGAAGTTCAAGAAACCAAAATAGATATATTCAAAATTAGGGAAAGGGTCCATGAATTTTTTCCAGATAGCATCAGATATCTGATAATTAGGATATTTCAGTCAAGGTCATATCCAAGGGTAAGGGGATTTTTGGGTTTGAGCCcccaaacaagagctaagagctcatatggcacttgtgacgaggcaggaagagccaagagctcatatggtatgagctctaaaaaaattctaagaatcaatagattgatttaaaaggaaaatcagaggcttaatgccggtcaggatttaaaataagagctctgagtcacgatgtccttctaaatatcgaaattaattaagaaccgatcacccagtcgtaagttataaatacctcatttttcctctccttttagccccccagatggtcgaatctggggaaacgactttataaagtcgatttgtgcagctccctgacccgcttaccaattttcattgtcctagcacgtccaaaagcaccaaactcgccaaatcactgaacccctcccccaaactcccctaaagagagtgaattcagtacagttacgtcaatcacgtatcaaggacatttgcttattctatccaccaagcttcatcccgattcctccactccaagtgtttcccaagatttacccctccaactccccccaatgtcaaaagatctggtcagaatttgaaataagagctctaaaacacgaattccttctaaatatcaaatttcattaagatccgatcacctattcgtaagataaaaataccccaattttcacgttttccaagaattccgatttacccctccaacttttaatacaaatttatgtgtaaaaattacctaaaaaaaattattgtttcgaAGATTGTATTGTTTAATTGAAATCTCAGTTTGAGTTGTATAGGGGTTGGATGCTTTTTGCTAAAACTATACGGGAAAAATGTTTTGCTTCATCGAACGTTAGTGGCTGGaaatcttttttcttagttaaatTTCATTCTGAAAtgcaataaatttgaaaagaaaaaaattgctaaataATGTTTTCCTGTCATTGCGACTCGTGGATACGCTACCTTGAACGTCTGAAATATGTGAATGCCGACTTTTACCGACGCTTGTCGGAAATgtctttttctccttggatttagtcagcgttgccagtcaactttttcagttttatgcacgGTTGGATGGTTATGGGTTAGGTGATAGTATTTTTCGAAACCTACGATGGAGGGGGGGGCAATTTTGATTGCTTTCTTTCCAATTTCTTCATTGAGAATATCAACAGGtagtttcaatgaaaattctaaaaagtgtattttccaaaatgtagGGGGGCAAATATCCCCTCCTAATTGACAAGTCTGATAAAAACCAAGTTATTTTTTACTAAGACTGATACATCTCCTCTGCTGGAAAACTTGCAAGATGACCAGTTCAGAGACTTTAA includes:
- the LOC136043086 gene encoding acidic fibroblast growth factor intracellular-binding protein B-like — its product is MTELDVFVGSTIVMDKEIFQLWVDGHSVETTKHILFRRMKDFSPDYSKEVVLSYVLGQYRTYEMLEKLLWTPKKLVTQWAYQMTEQAKQCLIHKYYDLNLPVVREILNKKYSSRSRKDLDEISEKTNVNLKSCRRQFDNLRRMLKYVEELPGNT